From Coffea arabica cultivar ET-39 chromosome 10e, Coffea Arabica ET-39 HiFi, whole genome shotgun sequence, one genomic window encodes:
- the LOC113710857 gene encoding uncharacterized protein isoform X5, whose protein sequence is MDFHNLKRRELQELCKKHKIPANLTNLEMATKLTALLRGNQQPLTRGRRSCLKGLEENVSENESDFENRPAKKVRFSPQNEMIEFEKSAVKCMETRGRGRRKSAMNHSKGGEVVENDSPVILVDEGVGRGRRSRRGKVIEGSYVKRKGGKMGVEDNVLKDKLPSASGVVGMSSDAPMDEGAGRVTRSRKVKFMEDCEVESKGGKKGMKADALKGELPSAAADNAPLVDFSNEEHVVVGKRCLRNRVVDVEKKKIALVEKGSQQNEEDLLVRKRSLRNIELKDNEMRAYEDVEKGSRKPERQVKDMRRKDIVRTKATEEEPEAIQAEKVLRRSRRHVAKMECHKLVKEDVRKIEKAVQRRLRSIVAVEVKEVSEVDSVSGMMKESYPFDENLRRSKRNAAKPEVIYTREQTDKVANAKGKEESKKRRRDAFLQEQAVKVDGNSVERPLRRSTRNTEKIERVAATTVRGKVAQKQKGKSKKTRGKFEDSFTEEILITEDLLAPEAELMIPEIVKDTVIDNFNVVVDLTGYVSDLNGADTSEPNFIGEDSGSVSGTFVNADSPFTDNRVEKKVPGTNGKSVHPLSDDNDVQKQGGETCTDESSKWGNDSEEVLYMSKTAQIDKNNRLTGQRICSDVSLNGVIHDVNELVGMSESIIPETYSTSLCDHSKEQQMHESIAHESGQLNLEESYFGDHEKSLPVAVCKVATIDTLNCCTLDTAVNPLDNAVQNEQDGHSNFKRGILEEYWHPSSSDALRLSTTREVQDGNVDSGEDTHQPLEMHRIVSAVTPISANAVESLIEFTQSNFVSIRVELHKSNILELQDGLNCKVAGESLDAADLETQLEPRAQSPIEQGRGVEAKLIEDGDNLVELSDYEEVGHLKHKADAIHDSCQSNELESVARNKLCILPEQGATNDEESVVISDAQGVILSLHGEGTPIPNGGKHTEIKLSASKHHSVTATIANSSSILRHQSASANTKNENSILADDNAQNQGENTRLMNSGEALKQKEESSCGERNSHEVHYHFQLGTYFTHHELISREYGKSDGDGQSKDCCDTSDECQDSLRDASRSSIDKILQEENVHGGETFVVPSHLHEKALASTLISTTAIETECKFGESIFDTNRVELPKAKFNFEFLGAFTEKVGSEKQSEVRTQSPNQQRKGVDGDFAVEAYTALADGQNSAEVAKLEEGGLLKDQDVAPSDSLQHAEFDSSARSKFSFIKDQAVSCAEAIDGTANSHFVAEPYTALEDGQNSEEVAKFEEIGHSRNPDTSFDCLLHAQFNSSTRSTFSFIQDQGVPITEDTVEKVHLSPPSVATNNTEERNKGIELSARKCNSLNKTLSNSSFFSECQRDIACGEGETNEESDPIEAYHMIQMASTSKDYNSEGCDKSMDGSLDGVIDALNVELGSKTDVELGLVTESMGANGNYVLCFEADTGGEMLESSTGEESGPFNLEATNEPESVHSLDTAPEVATTVTLDSCPSHSAQTPSKSCNKNEHGQKLELTDEPVSLSTTEEEKNNLSSEEEVKHDFLSLKKISSSGRDGCSGQHDVVHGREEQEKDISSYEELVDSETAVDYETQRTNQQNIFPTAAEGNPDGCNFSNSWHGDELKMLFGNSETSHKVLCLQERDDGAYAKSVSEFASEFKDNLVLSNSTPAQHDDQKIGDSEIQKENEVGKSNTSETSAKFLEDNQNDKHAESGTEVPTFSSLEMNIHPQESKGDQSFSFDQSKDVKVEIETSEATFVGEEVTTLGHDAEDKVGELVIQDSFASESFISKSHELSKECDDDTMIDYINSESTENVPSMINSPEKNLIIDALAAVAELANLVEPEAKNVEKTGTADIKNVIVPAEEQKDGEAREESNHQYLEDAGGVLEDTIAMHSETHSSSNKNSDSAADESIKSPSKPFMSTFKGKNRRTILIHGTPNKLQTAVDMKENAPNSKLEKVGTWTTVRPAAKRPALKDLLHK, encoded by the exons ATGGATTTTCACAACTTGAAAAGAAGGGAACTGCAAGAATTATGCAAGAAGCACAAAATTCCTGCAAATTTAACCAATTTGGAGATGGCCACCAAACTTACTGCCCTTTTAAGG GGCAATCAACAGCCCTTAACTCGAGGGCGAAGGTCGTGTTTGAAGGGTTTAGAAGAAAATGTGAGCGAAAATGAATCTGATTTTGAAAATAGGCCAGCCAAAAAAGTTAGGTTTAGTCCACAAAATGAGATGATTGAGTTTGAGAAGTCAGCAGTTAAGTGTATGGAGACAAGGGGTCGAGGAAGGCGAAAATCTGCTATGAATCACAGTAAGGGTGGTGAGGTTGTGGAAAATGATAGTCCTGTTATTTTGGTGGATGAGGGAGTTGGAAGGGGCAGAAGATCTAGAAGGGGGAAAGTGATAGAAGGCAGCTATGTAAAGAGAAAGGGAGGGAAAATGGGGGTAGAAGATAATGTTTTGAAGGATAAATTACCGTCTGCCAGTGGTGTTGTAGGTATGAGTAGCGATGCTCCGATGGATGAAGGTGCTGGAAGGGTTACAAGGTCTAGAAAGGTTAAATTCATGGAGGATTGCGAGGTTGAGAGCAAGGGAGGTAAAAAGGGGATGAAAGCTGATGCTTTGAAGGGTGAATTGCCTTCTGCTGCTGCTGATAATGCACCTTTAGTTGATTTTAGTAACGAAGAGCATGTAGTGGTAGGGAAGAGATGTTTGAGGAATAGAGTCGTCGATgtggagaagaagaaaattgccCTAGTGGAGAAGGGGTCTCAGCAGAATGAAGAGGACTTACTGGTGAGAAAGAGATCTTTGAGGAATATAGAGCTAAAAGATAACGAAATGAGGGCATATGAGGATGTGGAGAAGGGTTCTAGGAAACCAGAAAGACAGGTGAAGGACATGCGTAGGAAGGATATTGTTAGAACTAAAGCAACCGAGGAAGAACCTGAGGCCATTCAAGCTGAAAAGGTGTTGCGGAGGTCAAGGAGACATGTTGCCAAGATGGAATGCCACAAACTGGTAAAGGAGGATgtgagaaaaattgaaaaggcTGTACAAAGAAGATTGAGAAGCATTGTAGCTGTTGAGGTAAAGGAAGTTTCTGAGGTTGACAGTGTTTCTGGAATGATGAAGGAAAGTTATCCATTTGACGAGAATCTAAGGAGGTCTAAAAGAAATGCTGCTAAACCTGAAGTTATATACACTAGGGAGCAAACTGACAAAGTAGCCAATGCTAAAGGTAAAGAAGAAAGTAAAAAGCGAAGAAGGGATGCTTTTCTTCAAGAACAAGCTGTTAAGGTTGATGGTAACTCCGTTGAAAGGCCTCTTAGACGATCTACACGAAATACTGAAAAAATTGAGAGAGTTGCAGCAACAACTGTAAGAGGAAAAGTTGCTCAAAAACAGAAGGGCAAATCaaagaaaacaagaggaaaGTTTGAAGATTCTTTCACTGAAGAAATCTTGATAACTGAGGATCTTTTGGCTCCTGAAGCTGAGCTTATGATCCCTGAAATTGTGAAAGATACTGTAATCGATAATTTTAATGTTGTAGTAGATTTGACAGGATATGTTTCTGACTTAAATGGTGCAGATACTTCTGAGCCAAACTTCATTGGAGAGG ACTCAGGTTCAGTTTCTGGTACATTTGTTAATGCTGATTCTCCTTTTACAGATAACAGGGTAGAAAAGAAAG TTCCTGGCACTAATGGCAAAAGTGTGCACCCTCTGTCAGATGATAATGATGTACAAAAGCAAG GAGGTGAAACATGTACTGACGAGAGTAGCAAATGGGGAAATGACTCTGAGGAAGTGTTATATATGAGTAAAACAGCACAGATAGATAAAAATAACAGATTGACAGGGCAACGTATATGCTCGGATGTCAGTTTGAATGGTGTCATTCATGATGTTAATGAACTTGTAGGAATGTCAGAGAGCATAATTCCAGAAACATATTCCACCTCTCTTTGTGACCACTCCAAAGAACAACAGATGCATGAAAGCATTGCACACGAAAGTGGCCAGCTCAACTTGGAAGAGAGTTATTTTGGAGATCATGAAAAGTCCCTTCCTGTTGCTGTTTGTAAAG TTGCAACCATAGATACACTCAATTGTTGTACCTTGGATACTGCTGTCAATCCTTTGGATAATGCTGTTCAAAATGAGCAAG ATGGCCATTCCAATTTCAAGCGTGGCATTTTGGAGGAATATTGGCATCCTAGTTCATCTGATGCATTGAGGTTAAGTACAACAAGAGAGGTGCAGGATGGAAATGTTGATAGCGGTGAAGATACTCATCAGCCTCTTGAAATGCATCGAATTGTTTCAGCGGTCACTCCAATATCAGCCAACGCTGTTGAATCATTGATAGAGTTTACCCAAAGCAACTTTGTTTCTATAAGAGTGGAGCTTCACAAATCCAATATTTTGGAGTTGCAAG ATGGCCTCAACTGCAAAGTTGCAGGGGAATCACTAGATGCAGCGGATTTGGAGACACAATTAGAGCCAAGGGCACAATCACCAATTGAACAAGGGAGGGGCGTTGAGGCTAAGTTAATTGAAGATGGAGATAATCTTGTAGAATTGAGTGACTATGAAGAGGTTGGACATTTAAAACATAAAGCTGATGCCATCCATGACAGTTGCCAGTCTAATGAGTTGGAATCAGTTGCACGAAATAAGTTGTGCATTTTACCAGAGCAAGGCGCCACTAATGATGAAGAGTCTGTTGTCATATCTGATGCACAAGGGGTAATTTTATCCTTACATGGTGAAGGTACCCCAATCCCCAATGGAGGAAAACATACAGAAATAAAGCTAAGTGCAAGTAAACATCATTCAGTGACCGCTACTATTGCAAATTCCAGTTCCATATTAAGACATCAAT CTGCCAGTGCTAACACTAAAAATGAGAACTCTATTTTGGCAGATGATAATGCACAAAATCAAG GTGAAAATACAAGGTTAATGAACTCTGGGGAAGCATTGAAGCAGAAGGAGGAATCATCTTGTGGGGAAAGGAATAGTCATGAGGTTCATTACCATTTTCAACTAGGCACATATTTTACCCATCATGAGCTGATATCTCGTGAATATGGTAAATCTGATGGAGATGGGCAGTCAAAGGATTGCTGTGACACCTCTGATGAGTGTCAGGATTCGCTTCGTGATGCTTCCAGAAGCAGCATCGATAAGATACTACAGGAGGAAAATGTTCATGGTGGCGAAACTTTTGTTGTGCCTTCCCATTTGCATGAAAAAGCTTTAGCTTCGACTCTAATATCTACCACCGCTATTGAAACAGAGTGCAAGTTTGGTGAAAGCATTTTTGATACTAACAGAGTGGAATTGCCTAAAGCCAAATTCAACTTTGAATTCCTAG GGGCATTTACTGAAAAAGTGGGCTCGGAGAAACAGTCAGAAGTACGGACTCAATCACCAAATCAGCAAAGGAAAGGTGTGGATGGAGATTTTGCAGTTGAAGCATACACAGCGCTAGCAGATGGGCAGAATAGTGCAGAAGTAGCTAAACTTGAAGAGGGTGGACTATTGAAGGATCAAGATGTTGCCCCCAGTGATTCTCTGCAGCATGCTGAATTTGATTCCTCTGCAAGAAGTAAGTTTAGCTTCATAAAGGATCAAGCTGTCTCTTGTGCTGAAGCTATTGATGGGACAGCCAATTCGCACTTTGTTGCTGAACCATACACAGCATTAGAAGATGGGCAGAATAGTGAAGAAGTAGCTAAATTTGAAGAGATTGGACATTCTAGGAATCCAGATACTTCCTTTGATTGTCTGCTGCATGCTCAGTTCAATTCCTCCACAAGAAGTACGTTTAGCTTCATCCAGGATCAAGGTGTCCCCATCACTgaagatactgtggagaaagTTCATTTATCTCCACCTTCTGTAGCCACCAACAACActgaagaaagaaataaaggaaTTGAGCTCAGTGCAAGGAAATGCAATTCATTGAACAAAACTCTTTCAAATTCAAGTTTCTTCTCAGAATGTCAGC GAGATATAGCTTGTGGCGAAGGGGAAACAAATGAGGAAAGTGATCCCATTGAAGCATATCACATGATACAAATGGCTTCGACTAGTAAGGACTATAATTCAGAAGGATGTGATAAAAGCATGGATGGAAGTTTGGATGGGGTCATTGATGCATTAAATGTTGAATTAGGATCAAAGACAGATGTTGAACTAGGATTAGTGACAGAAAGCATGGGAGCCAATGGAAATTATGTACTTTGTTTTGAGGCTGATACAGGAGGAGAGATGCTAGAAAGCAGCACTGGAGAAGAGAGTGGGCCATTTAACCTGGAGGCTACAAATGAACCTGAAAGTGTTCACTCCCTTGATACTGCCCCAGAAG TAGCCACTACTGTTACACTTGATAGTTGCCCCTCACACAGTGCCCAGACTCCTTCAAAAAGCTGCAACAAAAATGAACATG GTCAAAAACTTGAATTGACTGATGAGCCTGTCAGTCTCTCAACCACTGAGGAAGAGAAAAATAATCTGAGTTCTGAAGAGGAAGTGAAACATGATTTTTTGTCTTTGAAAAAGATTAGTAGCTCAGGAAGGGATGGATGCTCTGGTCAACATGACGTGGTGCATGGTAGGGAAGAACAAG aaaaagataTTTCCAGTTATGAAGAGCTTGTGGATTCTGAAACAGCTGTAGATTATGAAACTCAGAGAACAAATCAGCAGAATATCTTCCCTACTGCTGCTGAAGGGAACCCCGATGGATGCAATTTCAGCAATAGCTGGCATG GAGATGAACTTAAAATGCTGTTTGGTAACTCAGAAACCAGTCACAAGGTTTTATGTCTTCAGGAGAGGGATGATGGAGCTTATGCTAAATCCGTGTCtgagtttgcttctgaattcaAGGATAATTTGGTGCTTTCTAATAGCACTCCAGCGCAACATGATGATCAGAAGATTGGTGATTCTGAAATTCAGAAGGAAAATGAAGTAGGGAAGAGTAATACAAGCGAAACCTCTGCTAAGTTTTTGGAAG ATAATCAAAATGATAAGCATGCTGAGTCTGGCACTGAAGTTCCTACTTTCAGCAGTTTAGAAATGAATATACATCCACAAGAGAGCAAAGGGGATCAGAGCTTTTCATTTGACCAAAGCAAGGATGTTAAAGTTGAAATAGAAACTTCTGAAGCTACTTTTGTTGGTGAAGAAGTTACCACGCTAGGCCATGATGCTGAAGATAAAGTTGGAGAGTTAGTTATTCAGGATTCTTTTGCTTCTGAATCTTTCATCTCCAAGAGTCATGAGTTGTCTAAGGAGTGTGATGATGATACCATGATAGACTATATCAATTCAGAGTCTACAGAAAATGTTCCTTCAATGATCAATAGCCCCGAGAAAAACTTGATTATTGATGCCTTAGCAGCTGTTGCAGAACTCGCAAATTTGGTTGAGCCAGAGGCAAAAAATGTGGAAAAGACTGGTACTGCTGATATAAAAAATGTAATTGTGCCTGCTGAAGAACAAAAAGATGGTGAAGCAAGGGAAGAATCAAACCATCAATATCTTGAAGATGCTGGAGGAG TTCTTGAAGATACTATAGCAATGCATTCAGAGACACACTCCAGTTCAAATAAAAACTCAGATTCAGCAGCAGATGAGAGCATCAAATCACCTTCCAAGCCATTCATGTCTACTTTCAAAGGGAAGAATAGGAGAACCATTCTAATACATGGAACACCAAACAAGCTGCAAACAGCAGTGGATATGAAGGAGAATGCACCAAATTCCAAATTAGAAAAAGTTGGTACTTGGACAACAGTGAGACCAGCAGCAAAGAGGCCAGCCCTTAAGGATCTTCTGCATAAATAG